The nucleotide window AAGCCCGACGCTGCCGCCACGCTGCATCTGCGCGGCACCACCGGCGCGGGCGACAGCGAGGTGTGGGAACTGGCGCACGGCGCCGAGCTGCTGACCTTCGTCAACCGCAACTTCGAGCCCCTGCGCGGCTGCCACGTGTTCATGCGTGCGCTGCCCGATGTGCTGGCCAGCCGCCCGCAGGCCTATGTGGTGATGGTGGGGCAAGACGGCGTCAGCTATGGCGCTGCCGAACCCACGGGGCGCGGCTGGCGCAGGCGCTTCTGGGAAGAGGTGGCGCCGCGGATGCCGCCGAAAGATGCCGCGCGCGTGCTGTTCGTGCCGAGCTTAAGGCGCGACGACTTCACGCGCCTGCTGCAAGTCAGCGCCGTGCACGTCTTCCTGAGTTACCCCTTCGTGCCCAGCTGGAGCCTGTTGGAAGCCATGAGCTGCGGCGCCGCCGTGGTCGCCAGCGACACCGGCGCCGTGCGCGAGTTCATCACCCACGCCCAGACCGGCTACCTGGTGGATTTCTTCGACCGTGATCGCCTGGCCAAGGCCATTTCCCTGTTGCTGGCCAGCCCCGCCACGCGCCAGCGCCTGGGCGCTGCCGCCCGCGCGCGCATGCAGGCCCAGTTCGACTTGAAGACCCAATGTCTGCCGCGCATGTTGGATTGGGTGCAGCGGCTGTGTCAGCCTGATCTATCAAAAACATAGCTGCCCGCGCTTGTCATTCCGGCGTTTCAGGTTTTTTTGTTTCCGAAATAAGGCTCAGCCAGCGCAAGCTGCTATCAAAAATCAGTAAAGATGGACAGGTGTCCACTGTCCGCGTGGCGCCTGCTCCCTTGCATCACCAGGCGATCGCCCCCGATGGATCGTGGTAAAAAACCCAGTGGCGCGCGGCTGTGCCGCACCTGTGTTTGACCTATACCTGCCGTCATGATTTCTCCCATTCGTATCGCCATCGCCGGTCACGGCAACCTGGGCCGCGGCGTCGAGGCCGCGCTCACACGCAACGCCGACATGCAGCTGGCTGGTATCTACACCCGCCGGCCGCCCGCGCAGCTTCAACCGCTCACCGCCGGCACGCCTGTCCACGCCATGGACGACCTGCCCGGCCACGCCGATCGCATCGACGTGCTGATTCTCTGCGGCGGCTCCAAGGAAGATTTGCCGCGGCAAGGCCCGGCGCTGGCGGCGCTGTTCAACACGGTGGACAGCTTCGACACCCACGCCCGCATCCCCGACTATTTCGCCGCTGTCGATGCGCCCGCCCGCGCCAACCGCAAGACGGCGCTGATTTCCGCCGGCTGGGACCCGGGCATGTTCTCGATCCAGCGCGTGATGGGCGAGGCGCTGCTGCCCGAAGGCGCCACCTACACCTTCTGGGGCAAGGGTCTCAGTCAAGGCCATTCCGACGCCGTGCGCCGCGTGCCCGGCGTGGCCGGCGGCGTGCAGTACACCGTGCCGGTGCCGCAGGCCGTGGAGCAGGTGCGCAGCGGCAGCCGTCCGCAGCTCACCACGCGGCAAAAGCACACGCGCGAATGCTTCGTGGTGCTGGCCGAAGGCGCCGACGCCGACGCCGTACGCCAGGCCATCGTCACCATGCCGCACTACTTCGACGAATACGACACCACCGTCACCTTCATCACCGCCGAAGAGCTGCGGCGCGAGCACGGCGCCATGCCGCACGGCGGCTTCGTCATCCGCAGCGGCCACACCAGCGCCGGCAATTCGCAGGTGATCGAATACGGCCTCCAACTCGGCAGCAACCCCGAGTTCACCGCCAGCGTGCTGGTGGCCTATGCGCGCGCCGTGCACCGGCTGCACCAGCAGGGCCAGTACGGCGCCAAAACGGTGTTCGACGTCGCGCCCGGCCTGTTGTCGCCCAAGAGTGCCGATCAGTTGCGCGCCGAGCTGCTGTAGGGCTCAGGCGGGGGCCGCTGTCGGCCGCGGCCTTTGCAGCGGCAGCCACAGCGCAAACACCGTGCCGCCGTTCTGGCAGGGCGCCCAATCGCAGTGCGCGCCCAGCGCCCCCACCCTGGCGCGGATGTTGGCCAGGCCCTTGCGCCCTGGCGGCAGCGCGGGCTCGGGCGGCGGTGCAAAGGTGTGGCCGTCGTCGGCGATGCGCACCTCGACACCAGGCGTGTCGCCACGCTGGCTTTCGGCGGTCGACACCGCGATCTTGCGCGCTCCGCTGTGCTTGATGATGTTGGTGATCACCTCTTGCAGCACGCGCAGAACATGCAGTGCGCTGGCCGCATCCAGCCAGGGCAGGGGCGGCACATCCTGCACGGCCCAGCGCAGCGCCAGGCCCGCGCCTTCCAGCCGGGGACTGAGCCGAAAGCGCAGGCTGGCCAGCAGCGCCAGCAGGTCGGCATCGGTGGGCTCCAGCGAATCGATCGATATCTTCAGATCGTCGATGCATTCCTTCAGCACCTGGGGCACATCGATCCGCGCCGCATCACCGTGCTCCACCAGGCGCAGCGCGCTCATTAGCGACGCGCCTACCCCGTCGTGCATGTCGCGCATCAGGCGCTGGCGCTCGGCCAGCAGCGTCTGCTCGCGCTCCACCGCGCGCAGGCGTTGGTGACTGGCCGCCAATTCGCGCTCGCGCTCAGCCAGGCGCTGCTCCAGCGTGGCATTGGCCTGCGCCGCCACGTCCAGCGCGCGCACATAGCGTGTGTAGGCGATCAGCAGGAACATGGTGAACAGCCCCACGTACACATAGGGGGTCAGGTAGATGGATTCGATGTCGCCCCGGTAGCTTTGCAGCGCCAGATCATGCAGCCCCATCGGCAGGGCCAGCAGCAGCCACACCGCCAGCAGCGCGCTGCCCCAGGTGCGCCGTTTGATCGCGCCCCAAACGCCGGTGCGGATCATCACCAGCCCGGGCGGCACCAGCGCCAGGCGCAGCGCCGGCAGTGCGCTGTTCAAGTCCAGCAGGCCCAGCGGCGGCAGCGTGAAGACTGTCAGCCCGGCCACGTAAAACAGCATCGCTGCCCGCAGCCGCGGCAGGCGCAGCTGGTTGATCGCGCACAGGAAGTAAAACGCGCACAGCTCCGATCCCAACGCGCCGGCCACATACGCCAGCCAGGCGAACCAGGGATCGGCAATGCCAAAGCCTTCGCTGTCGACCATGTAGTGCAGCATCGACAGCAGCTGAAACACCGACATCAGGAAAAACAGCAGATACAGCCACTCGCCGCGCCGTTGCCGCGTCAGCCACAGCACCAGCGCGAAGATGCCGATCACCAAGTACGAGCCGCGCGAGAAAGCCACGCCGTCGGCCTGCAGCAGCGTGCGCACGCGCCACGACAGCTTCAGCGCCTCGGCCGGCCCGGCCCACACAGAAGACAGCACGCCGCCCACACCCTGCTGGCTGGCCATGCGCACGATCACCGTGAGCGGCGCGCCGGCAGGGGCCGTGCCGCCCAGATCGATCCACACCGGCCGGTTGGTGCTGCTCCACACCCGGCTGCCGCGCGTCTGCCAAAGCAGCCGTCCATTGGCATACACCGCCACCGTCCCCGAGGTCTGCCAGCGCGGGATGTAAAGGCGCGGCCCCTGCGGCGTGGGCGCCAACGCTTCGGCCGGTACGCGCAGGCGGTACCACGCCACCTCGGGCGGCGCGTGCGCGGCCGCTGCCGTGGTCGCCACCGCGCGCGGGCGGGCGTGCGGCAGGGCCACCGTTTGCCAGGGCGTGGACGCGTCCAGCACGCCGTCGTCCGCCTGCGCCAGCATGGGCGGCGGCGCCCAGCCGGTCGAGGGTGAGCGCCACAGCTCGGCTTGCGTCAGGTGCGCTGGTGCCGGCGTGTCTGCCCGCGCCGGCAGCGCGCAGCCAGCAAGCCACGCCATCACTACAAAAAAAAGAGCTGATCGCGCCCGCCCGGCAAGCGCTGGCCGCCGATTTGGCTCTGAGCCATCAAGGCCCATCCAGCAACCCCTGGTGCGCCGCCACCCGCACCGCGTCGGCGCGCGAGTTGACCTGCAGCTTGGCGTAGATGCGCCGCACGAAGGTGCGCGCCGTGTGCTGCGATACCCCCAACGCCCCGGCCACCTCCACCAGCGTGTGGCCGCGCGAGACGAGCCGCAGCACCTCATGCTCGCGCGCCGACAGCGCCTGTATCCCGCCCGCCATACGGGCCGCCGTGGCTGCGGCACCGGCTTCTGGCGCGGCATTGCCCTGGCGCGCATGCACCAACAACTTGCGCGCCACCAGCGGGTTGATCGGGCTGCCGCCCGCATGCAGGCTGTGCACCTCCTGCACCACCGTGGCGGGGGTGGCGTCCTTGAGGAGATAGCCCATGGCGCCGGCCTCGATCGCCGCCAGCACGTGCTCTTCGTCGCCGAAGATGGTGCACACCATGGGCGCGCAGGCCGGCCAGCGTGCACGCGCGGCGGCAATCACCTCCAGGCCGCTGCCGTCCGGCAAGCCCAGATCCACCAGCAACACGTCCAGCGGCTCGGTCGCGAGCAGCGCCAGCGCCTGGGTGCGCGTGGCCGCCGCCCATGCCAGCCGCACATCGGGCGCCGAGTCCAGCGCGGCCGCAAAGCTCTGGCGGCAGGCTGGATCGTCTTCCACCAGGGCCACGGCCATGGCCGCCGCGCCCTTGGCAGGCAGCGCGCAGGCGGCAGGCAGGGGTGCAGCGGACATGGTCGTGGACATAACGCGGGGCAAGCGCCCATCTTGGCCCAAACCCGGGCCCTTGTCTTGTCGCCAAAAGTGGCGACAAGGCGGCCCAAAAAACTGCGCCGCGTCGCCACTTTGGGTGACATACAACTTGTCACTAAAAGCCTAGGCTAGCGGTACTTTCCGTGGCCCAAGGCCAAGCGCGCGGCCGGCAACCAGACACAGTGCAATAACCATAGCTGCCTGCGCTTGTCCAGCAAGCGCTACCAGCCGATTCGGTCAATTTCCGTGAAAGCACGGTCTTTCGATTTCCTTGACCCCCGGCTGAACAAATCACCCACGAAAGGCGCGCGCCATGAAAACCTCTCAACGCCTGCTGGCCCTGGCCGCCGCCGCCCTGCTGCCGCTGGCGGCCCTGACCGCGCCCAATCTCCTCCAGCAGGGCTGGAGCGATGCCGACCGCGCCTTCTTTTACGGCACCCCGCAGGGCACGGCCATGTACCCCGCCTACATCATGCAGGCGCTGGAGGCCGCCGACGGCCTGCCCTTCATGTCGCGCGAGAACCTCGAGCAGTACGGCGTGCTCTACC belongs to Ottowia testudinis and includes:
- a CDS encoding diaminopimelate dehydrogenase; the encoded protein is MISPIRIAIAGHGNLGRGVEAALTRNADMQLAGIYTRRPPAQLQPLTAGTPVHAMDDLPGHADRIDVLILCGGSKEDLPRQGPALAALFNTVDSFDTHARIPDYFAAVDAPARANRKTALISAGWDPGMFSIQRVMGEALLPEGATYTFWGKGLSQGHSDAVRRVPGVAGGVQYTVPVPQAVEQVRSGSRPQLTTRQKHTRECFVVLAEGADADAVRQAIVTMPHYFDEYDTTVTFITAEELRREHGAMPHGGFVIRSGHTSAGNSQVIEYGLQLGSNPEFTASVLVAYARAVHRLHQQGQYGAKTVFDVAPGLLSPKSADQLRAELL
- a CDS encoding glycosyltransferase, whose protein sequence is MKFLLLHQNFPGQWRHLAPALAARGHEVVALGLTPQVPDGWLGVRVLRYQPARGSTPGIHPWVIDVETKMIRAEAVLGAALQLRQGGFMPDAIVAHPAWGESLFMAEVWPDAPLGIYCELFHQLHGQDMGFDPEFDTQEPPEVRAARLRVKNTVQWLHFDRARAGLSPTRYQADTYPPPFRGCIQVVHEGVDTEVMKPDAAATLHLRGTTGAGDSEVWELAHGAELLTFVNRNFEPLRGCHVFMRALPDVLASRPQAYVVMVGQDGVSYGAAEPTGRGWRRRFWEEVAPRMPPKDAARVLFVPSLRRDDFTRLLQVSAVHVFLSYPFVPSWSLLEAMSCGAAVVASDTGAVREFITHAQTGYLVDFFDRDRLAKAISLLLASPATRQRLGAAARARMQAQFDLKTQCLPRMLDWVQRLCQPDLSKT
- a CDS encoding sensor histidine kinase; its protein translation is MAWLAGCALPARADTPAPAHLTQAELWRSPSTGWAPPPMLAQADDGVLDASTPWQTVALPHARPRAVATTAAAAHAPPEVAWYRLRVPAEALAPTPQGPRLYIPRWQTSGTVAVYANGRLLWQTRGSRVWSSTNRPVWIDLGGTAPAGAPLTVIVRMASQQGVGGVLSSVWAGPAEALKLSWRVRTLLQADGVAFSRGSYLVIGIFALVLWLTRQRRGEWLYLLFFLMSVFQLLSMLHYMVDSEGFGIADPWFAWLAYVAGALGSELCAFYFLCAINQLRLPRLRAAMLFYVAGLTVFTLPPLGLLDLNSALPALRLALVPPGLVMIRTGVWGAIKRRTWGSALLAVWLLLALPMGLHDLALQSYRGDIESIYLTPYVYVGLFTMFLLIAYTRYVRALDVAAQANATLEQRLAERERELAASHQRLRAVEREQTLLAERQRLMRDMHDGVGASLMSALRLVEHGDAARIDVPQVLKECIDDLKISIDSLEPTDADLLALLASLRFRLSPRLEGAGLALRWAVQDVPPLPWLDAASALHVLRVLQEVITNIIKHSGARKIAVSTAESQRGDTPGVEVRIADDGHTFAPPPEPALPPGRKGLANIRARVGALGAHCDWAPCQNGGTVFALWLPLQRPRPTAAPA
- a CDS encoding response regulator translates to MSAAPLPAACALPAKGAAAMAVALVEDDPACRQSFAAALDSAPDVRLAWAAATRTQALALLATEPLDVLLVDLGLPDGSGLEVIAAARARWPACAPMVCTIFGDEEHVLAAIEAGAMGYLLKDATPATVVQEVHSLHAGGSPINPLVARKLLVHARQGNAAPEAGAAATAARMAGGIQALSAREHEVLRLVSRGHTLVEVAGALGVSQHTARTFVRRIYAKLQVNSRADAVRVAAHQGLLDGP